The segment GGGGCGCCACACCGGAGGACTCATACCTCACCATGGCCTGGACCCTTGCATCATACAAGTCCGCCAGGGACGGGATAAAGATCACGCGCGATAACCTGTTCAAAGAGATAGAGACTTTCCAGACCTGCCAGCCTCATGATTGGTAGTCTCCGCTCAGATAATCGCCAGTTGAATTTTAATTGCTTCCTCAACTTTGCGCATATCTGCCGGAGAAAGACCACCCTCAAGGCGAACCAGCCGTTCCTTGCTCACGGTGGCGAGCTGATCTGCCATCGCTTTGCTTTCCCGTCCCGCGACAACGACCTTTGCTTCACTGGCATAAAGCTTATCTGTTTTACTGCTTAAAGGCACAACCTGGACACGGTTCAGGAATTTATTTGAAGAGTCATTGCTGACTATCACAGCAGGCCGTGCTTTTTTTATTTCTCCACCGATGGAAGGATCGAAGTTAATCCACCACACCTCACCCCGTTGCATTATTCATGTCCTTAATAGTGATCTCAGCCCAGTCAACAGCATCAGCCTCCCTGTTTTTATCCCGCGCCATTTTAGCATAGGATGCGTCCAGACTAGGGCGGATAACATGCGGCCTCACCAGGTCCTCAATAAATTTGCTTATTTTCCGTGGCCCTATAACTTTACGCAGCCCTTCATAAACCTCAGCATCAATCGTCAGTGTCAGTTTTTTCTGCATATCACACCCCTTTATACGTGTATTATACGTGTAGCGTTGCAATAAATCAACATTTTCGGCGCCGTTCCTCAAAACAGCGG is part of the Dehalococcoidia bacterium genome and harbors:
- a CDS encoding type II toxin-antitoxin system PemK/MazF family toxin; the protein is MQRGEVWWINFDPSIGGEIKKARPAVIVSNDSSNKFLNRVQVVPLSSKTDKLYASEAKVVVAGRESKAMADQLATVSKERLVRLEGGLSPADMRKVEEAIKIQLAII
- a CDS encoding addiction module antitoxin; this translates as MQKKLTLTIDAEVYEGLRKVIGPRKISKFIEDLVRPHVIRPSLDASYAKMARDKNREADAVDWAEITIKDMNNATG